Below is a genomic region from Pyrococcus kukulkanii.
TCGTGTTCCAATCTCTTTTATTTTTTAGCATAATTAACAAAATGAAGATAGTAACTCGTAGCTTCCAATGCTAATGCTGACACATTAAACACTATTTTACCTCTTTCATCGGGTGTATATTTAAAGAATATGATATTATCATCTGTAGATAAATGTTTTTCTATTAAATAATTCATTGCCATAGATGCCATGTTTTTGTACTCATTACGTTTATATGTGGCATATGCTATAGAAAATGCTTTCAGGGCTTCACAGGTACCTACAATATCTGGTATGGATGGAGTCAAGAGGTGTTTTGGCCCAAAAAACTTGAAGTAGTGGCTTGCCCATCCAGCGCCACTATCCGTTTTTATTTTGTTTTTATCCAACAACAAGAGCATACGCGTTGATTCTACTTTAAATTCAGGTAGATCCGTAAGTGAGTATAGGATTAAATATGCTTGGGCGAATAGCGCGATTGCTTTGTTACTAATTCCTTTATTAATTCCAACCCATGGACGAATATTTATTGGTGAGTATACATTGAGTTGAAGAGAGATAAAATTAAGATAGTTGCCTAATCTACTAGCTATCGGGGAAGAAAGCCAATCATAGGGATCCCACCCCGAATACTTTTCTTTTTTTACCCATGAATATAGAGATTGGAGGGATTTCCATAGTACCCCTTTCATCACTGTTCCCCGATTATTTCTACAATCTTTTTGCTTGCCTTTCCATCGCCAAATTTATACGTGTACGTCTCTCCCGATGGTTCAAAGTTTTGAATTGCATCGAGGATTTTAAGCTTATCTGCTCCAACGAGTACGTTCCATCCATCTTCAACGGTCTCGACCCACTCCGTGCGTTCTCTAAGCGTTATGCAAGGAACCTTGAGGAAGTATGCTTCCTTCTGAATCCCTCCAGAGTCCGTCAGGATTTTCCTCGCGTTCTCTTCGAGGACGAGCATATCAAGATAACCTACTGGCGGTATCAAAAGCACATTATCCGCTTTTTCAAGTTTCTTTATTAATCCATACTCTGTTAGACACTTCTTAGTTCTTGGATGGACTGGGAAGATTATAAGCTCACTGCTTTCTATAAAAGCCTCAATAATGTTCTTCAAATTTTCCCTGTTATCTGTGTTCTCGGCCCGATGGACTGTTGCTAGTAGATATTTCTTAGGCTTTAAGCCTAATTCCCTTAAAATTTTAGATTTCTTTCGTGCGATTTTTATGTTGTAAAGTAAAGCGTCGTACATTACATCCCCAGTTAGATAAACCCCCTCCCTGATCCCCTCCTCATAAAGATTCTTTACTGCGGTTTCAGTCGGTGCAAACAGGTAATCACTAACGTGGTCAGTCAGAACTCTGTTTATTTCTTCAGGCATTCTTTTATCAAAGCTCCTCAAACCAGCCTCCACGTGAGCAACTTTGATGTGGAGCTTCACAGCTGCCAGTGCACCGGCAAGGGTGGAGTTCGTGTCACCATAAACCAAAACCAGATCCGGCTTCTCTTCCATCAAAACTTCTTCAATCCTCTTCAGCATTTCCCCCGTCTGATAACCATGAGTCCCAGAGCCAACGCTGAGATAATAATTCGGTTCTGGGATGTTTAGCTGCTCAAAGAAGATTTTATTCATTTCATAATCATAATGCTGGCCAGTATGAATTACAATCTCCTCAAAATATTTTCTCAACTCTCTAGAAACAGGAGCCATCTTAATGAATTGAGGACGAGCACCAACGATTGTAGCGATTTTCACTTTAATCCCTCCAAAAGTCGATTATATACTTCCAAAAGCCTCATTTCTTGAGCTTCCCAAGTGAAACTCTTCCAGTTAGAGTCCATAGGGCTCATATTTTTCTCGACTAACTCTTCAAAAATTTTGGCTAAGTTTTCTGGAGAGACATCACGAATCACAATACCTAGGTTATTTTTCTTAACAAAGCCCGCTGCGTATGTTCCATCCTTAACAATTACCCTTGTTTCACAGGCAAAGCTTTCAAATAACTTCCATGGCATCCCTATTAGTGAGTTGTACCCAAGAACATTAAAAATGACATAGGAATAATCAGCTGCCTTGACATACATAAGCGCTTTTTCTCTGGGAACTCTTGGAATCAGGGTTACAATATTTTCCAATTTATTCTCTTTTACATAGTCCCATATTTTCTCTTTAGATGGACCGTACCCTACAATGACAAAGTATATTTTATCGTTAAACCCTTTTTCTTTCAAGATTTTTGCTGCTTGAATGAGCTCCATAAGTGCCAGGTCTTCCCTAAGCATTCCAACAAAGGATACAATAGTCTTTTCCCTTGGTAAATTAAGAAGACTCCTTATTTTAATTTTATCGGCTTTTGGAACTATCTTCCTTAAAGGAAAATTATAGATAACTGTTACTGGTTTATCGGAGATTAATTTAAAATATCTCTCGACAGGTGGGCTTATGGTTATTATCCAATCTACTTTCTCCACGAACTTCCTCTCTAAGGCATAGGTCATCTCACCTAAAATTGGAGAGTACCATTCTTCATAAACTGCCGGAGTTAGTTCATGGGAATCATAAACAAGTTTAACATTCTTTAGAAATAATGATTTCAAAACATATGCTCCAAGCAGAGTGTTGAAATCATTTGCATG
It encodes:
- the wecB gene encoding non-hydrolyzing UDP-N-acetylglucosamine 2-epimerase — encoded protein: MKIATIVGARPQFIKMAPVSRELRKYFEEIVIHTGQHYDYEMNKIFFEQLNIPEPNYYLSVGSGTHGYQTGEMLKRIEEVLMEEKPDLVLVYGDTNSTLAGALAAVKLHIKVAHVEAGLRSFDKRMPEEINRVLTDHVSDYLFAPTETAVKNLYEEGIREGVYLTGDVMYDALLYNIKIARKKSKILRELGLKPKKYLLATVHRAENTDNRENLKNIIEAFIESSELIIFPVHPRTKKCLTEYGLIKKLEKADNVLLIPPVGYLDMLVLEENARKILTDSGGIQKEAYFLKVPCITLRERTEWVETVEDGWNVLVGADKLKILDAIQNFEPSGETYTYKFGDGKASKKIVEIIGEQ
- a CDS encoding glycosyltransferase — translated: MSEKVVLMFLANDFYTDPRVKQEAMSLIKAGFKVHVLAWDREGKFESLNLRDKLFVKNLKFLSGKSFGKIRYALAALLLQVYEVFYGIKLIRKYGKIIIHANDFNTLLGAYVLKSLFLKNVKLVYDSHELTPAVYEEWYSPILGEMTYALERKFVEKVDWIITISPPVERYFKLISDKPVTVIYNFPLRKIVPKADKIKIRSLLNLPREKTIVSFVGMLREDLALMELIQAAKILKEKGFNDKIYFVIVGYGPSKEKIWDYVKENKLENIVTLIPRVPREKALMYVKAADYSYVIFNVLGYNSLIGMPWKLFESFACETRVIVKDGTYAAGFVKKNNLGIVIRDVSPENLAKIFEELVEKNMSPMDSNWKSFTWEAQEMRLLEVYNRLLEGLK